The Abditibacteriaceae bacterium sequence GGCATCGCCACGCTCGGCGCGCGCTAACATTTGGCCTAAATCCAGTTCGATTCCAAAATCGCGGCGCTTGCGCTTGAGATAAATGCGCCCGTCGGTGATGGCAACCGGCACGTTTAATTTCGGCGCGAGTTCACGGCGCAAGCGGCGTATAGCTTCCTCGCGATTGAGTTTCGCAATAGAAATACCTGCCACTTTGGCATTGCCAAAGCGCTTGGAGAAACCGGCTGATGGCGAAGGAGGTGCATTTTCATCACGCGCGTTTTGTGCCTGCAACGGCGCGGTCCAGCACAAGGCCACACTCAGCGGCATGGCAAATCGCAAAAGGTTCATGGCGCCACTACGACGCAAAGTTGCGGCCAGAAAAGTACGGTCGAATTTGACCTCGCTCTCGATTATTTGGCTGAAAGACCCAGCGCCGCGCGCGCTGCTTGCGGCGCATTGACGCCAACTGCGGGAATAAAAACCTGCTTCGGCTGGCGGCCCTGATAGGTCATCGCGACTTCATCGCAACCGGCGTCGTACTTCGGGCAATTCACGCATTCGCTCCACACGCGCTGCGGCAGCATGTTCATTGGAATCGGCGCGAAATCGAGTTTTTGGAAAAACTCCCATTTATTCGTCAGCGTGTAAACAACGGCTATCCCCAGAGTCTGCGATTCGGCGAGCGCGGAGAATACCAGCTTTTTGCCCCAGCCCTGCCCTTGCAGTTCGTCGGAAACCGCAAGCGCTTTGAGTTCGGCCAATTCGTCCCACTGGCTTTCCAGCGCGCAACAGCCGAAAATTTTGCCGTCGTCTTCCAGCACGGTGTAATCGCGGATGTGTTCATACAATTCCGTGAGGCTGCGCGGCAGCATGTGGCCGTGTTTGTGGTCTTCGTCGGTGCGGAGCGCCATGCTGTTAATCAGGGCGCGCATTTGCGTCACATCGGTGTTGCGGGCTTTGCGGAGTTGCATAAAACAAAAAGAGTACGGTCGAAATCGACCGTACTTCAGAATTCTCGTGCGAAGCGTTTTAAGAAACGGCTGCCGGTTCTTCGGCTTTTTGCTTCGCGAGGTCTTCAGTAATGATGTCGATGAGGGCTTTCAGTTGATCCTCGGGCTTAACGCGCGCAACCTGCTCGCCTTTTTTGAAAATCAACGAAATTCCGTTGCCGCCTGCGATGCCGTAATCTGCCGACTTCGCTTCGCCCGGCCCGTTGACTTCGCAGCCCATAACAGCAATCGAAACCGGATTGGAAATGCCGGCAATCGCCGCGTTCACTTGCTCGGCCAAAGGCACGACGTCGATGTCGCAGCGACCACAAGACGGGCACGAAATGACGTTCGGCCCTCGTCGTCGCAGTTCCAGGCCCGACAAGATATCCCAGCCGACTTTGACTTCATCAACCGGATCACCGGTGAGGGAAACGCGCAACGTATCGCCGATGCCCTGCGCCAGCAAAAAGCCCATGCCCATCGCACTTTTGACTGTGCCGATGCGTGTAATGCCCGCTTCGGTCACGCCCAGATGCAGCGGATAATCGCCAAGTTCTGCAGCAGCTAGGTTATACGCGGCCATGCACATTCGCACGTCGCTGGCTTTAATCGAAATGATAACGTCGCCGAAATCTTCTTTGTCGAAGTAGGAGAGTTCGCGCTTGGCGCTTTCGACCAAAGCGCGCGGCGTCATGCCGTAGCGTTCTTTGATGTCGGGGTCGAGCGAACCGGCGTTTACGCCGATGCGAATCGGGACGCTGCGCTCTTTGGCGGCTTTGACGATGTCGCGAATTTTGGCTTCGTTGCGGATGTTGCCGGGATTGAGGCGCAATTTATCGACGCCCTGTTCGAGCGCGATCATCGCAAATTTGGCGTTGAAGTGAATATCGGCGACAAGCGGGATCTGGATATTGAGACGAATCCATTCCAAGCTGCGCGCGGCTTTTTCGTCGGGCACGGCAACACGCACAAGGTCGGCGCCAGCCTGCTGAATCGCATGGATTTGCTCAATCGTAGCGCGGGTGTCGTCGGTCTTGGTTTTCGCCATCGTCTGGACAGCAATCGGTGCGTCACCGCCAATCCAGATGTTTCCAACTTTCACTTTGCGCGTTGGGCGCCGTGTAATTACTAACTCTTCGTCAAATTTCATAAATCACCAAGTACGGTTGAAATCGACCGTACTTCTAGAACTTCTAAGAACTCAATCCACGCAATCCGCGTTCGAGCCAAGGCCAGACGTCGCGCATCGTTATCAGCAGCATAAATGTCAGCAACATCACCATGCCGACGACATTCACCATGTTTTCTTTGTTCGGATCGACTGGCTTGCGCGCGACCAACTCGTAGCCAAGAAACATGATGCGTCCGCCATCGAGTGCGGGCAGCGGGAGCAAGTTTAATAGGCCAAGGTTAAGAGAAAGCGCGCCGCTTCCGAGTAGCACTTCAAACCAGCCCTTTTTCGCCATCAAGTTGACGGCTTGCCCAATTTTCACCGGCCCGCCAACATCGCGCACTTCAGCCGAACTCATGTTTCCGGTAACAGCGCGTCCGAGCATTCCCAGAATGGCGCGCGCGCCGCCGGTCGCGTAAGCAACTCCAGTTTGAACGGCTTCGACAGTCGATAGCTTTTTATACGAATCGACGCGAATCAAGAAGCCAATGCCAATGCGGGATGCTTTTTCAAAACCAGCGCGATTGCCTTCTTTATCGAACTTCTCGACTTGCTCAACAATGGGTTGCAAGTTCTTCTGCAAAATTTTGCCGTCGCGCTCGACCATCAGCTTAACCGGCTTTCCATTTAACCCGCTGATCGTTTTAATCAGCACATCGACATCGCTCGTTTTCGTGTCGTTGACGCCGACAATTTTATCGCCGTATTCCAAACCGGCGCGAAACGCCGGCATTCCCGGCTGAACAACTTCCACCGTATTGGTGCGCGTTATTTTGTTGGGGACACCGACCAAAGAAAACAGACCAATAAAGACAATGAGCGCATAGATGAAGTTCATCATCGGCCCGGCGAACAGCGTCATGAAACGCCAACCGAGGCTGCTATCCTGGAATTGGCGTTCGCCGAAAGGCCGGTCGGGTCGGCGTTCGTATACAGGCGTTGCGTTGGCGGCAGTACTATCTCCGGTGTTCTTGGCCGTCGCCACCATTTCTTCTTCGCTTCCGAGACCAGCAATATCGACCATGCCGCCAATCGGCAAAGCGCCGACGGAATAATCGATTCCCTTATAGCGCTTGGTATAAACCCAGGGCGGAAAGCCAAGAGCGAAACGATTGACTTTCATTCCCGCCCAGCGCGCGAATTGATAGTGACCCCATTCGTGGACAAACACCAAAACACTTAGCGTCACGACGAAAATGACGACGCCCTTCAAGAATTCTGGCGCTCGAACGGCGAGCATCGCCGCTACAACCAACATGATAATCAAAGTTGGGTCGAATTTTTTCTTCGTTTCTTCGGGCATTCTCTTTCCTTAAACACAAGTCCGGTCGGATTCGACCGTACTTTTACTGTAAAAACTCGTGCGTCAGTCGGCGCGCTTCGGCGTCGGCAGCAAACACATCGGCCAAAGCCGGACGCGTGAGTTTCGGGCATCGTTCCAGAACGTGTGCAACTGCGTCGGTGATTCCATAAAAATTCGTCTTGCCATCGAGGAAAAACTGCACTGCTTCTTCGTTGGCCGCATTCAGCATCGCCGGAGCGACGCCGCCAATTTCCATCGCGCGCCACGCA is a genomic window containing:
- a CDS encoding N-acetyltransferase is translated as MQLRKARNTDVTQMRALINSMALRTDEDHKHGHMLPRSLTELYEHIRDYTVLEDDGKIFGCCALESQWDELAELKALAVSDELQGQGWGKKLVFSALAESQTLGIAVVYTLTNKWEFFQKLDFAPIPMNMLPQRVWSECVNCPKYDAGCDEVAMTYQGRQPKQVFIPAVGVNAPQAARAALGLSAK
- the ispG gene encoding flavodoxin-dependent (E)-4-hydroxy-3-methylbut-2-enyl-diphosphate synthase is translated as MKFDEELVITRRPTRKVKVGNIWIGGDAPIAVQTMAKTKTDDTRATIEQIHAIQQAGADLVRVAVPDEKAARSLEWIRLNIQIPLVADIHFNAKFAMIALEQGVDKLRLNPGNIRNEAKIRDIVKAAKERSVPIRIGVNAGSLDPDIKERYGMTPRALVESAKRELSYFDKEDFGDVIISIKASDVRMCMAAYNLAAAELGDYPLHLGVTEAGITRIGTVKSAMGMGFLLAQGIGDTLRVSLTGDPVDEVKVGWDILSGLELRRRGPNVISCPSCGRCDIDVVPLAEQVNAAIAGISNPVSIAVMGCEVNGPGEAKSADYGIAGGNGISLIFKKGEQVARVKPEDQLKALIDIITEDLAKQKAEEPAAVS
- a CDS encoding M50 family metallopeptidase, with translation MPEETKKKFDPTLIIMLVVAAMLAVRAPEFLKGVVIFVVTLSVLVFVHEWGHYQFARWAGMKVNRFALGFPPWVYTKRYKGIDYSVGALPIGGMVDIAGLGSEEEMVATAKNTGDSTAANATPVYERRPDRPFGERQFQDSSLGWRFMTLFAGPMMNFIYALIVFIGLFSLVGVPNKITRTNTVEVVQPGMPAFRAGLEYGDKIVGVNDTKTSDVDVLIKTISGLNGKPVKLMVERDGKILQKNLQPIVEQVEKFDKEGNRAGFEKASRIGIGFLIRVDSYKKLSTVEAVQTGVAYATGGARAILGMLGRAVTGNMSSAEVRDVGGPVKIGQAVNLMAKKGWFEVLLGSGALSLNLGLLNLLPLPALDGGRIMFLGYELVARKPVDPNKENMVNVVGMVMLLTFMLLITMRDVWPWLERGLRGLSS